TTTTTTCCGTCAGTGCATTACCCACCGATTACGATGTATCAACCCATCACCCAAGAGGAATTATTTGCAGGCTATTCTGTTCCAGAAGACGGGTTGTTAGATATCTATGCACATATTCCTTTTTGTCGCCAACGCTGTATATTTTGTCACTATCCCGTACAGTTAGGTGAGCGCAGTGCTGAGAAAGACCAGTATCTCGATGCACTGGAAAAAGAAATGGATATTTACATGAATGTCCTGGGATTGCAGCAAATTAAAGCACGCTCAGTTCTAGTCGGTGGTGGAACACCTTCCTACCTTGCCTTAGATCAAATTGATCGCTTCTTAAATTCCTTTGTGCAGCGTGTTGACTTGTCAGCCTGTCGGCAATTTAACTATGACGTAGATCCTGTAACCTTAATTGGTGCTGAAGGAACAGAGCGTCTACGCTTAATGAAATCCTACGGTGTCAATCGTTTGACAATTGGAGTTCAATCCTTAAATCCCAGCACTCTCAAACTGATGAACCGTCATCATGGTGTGGAAGAGGCTTTAGCATCAATTGAGAATGCTAAGTCCATGGGATACCAGGTGAATATTGAGTTTATTTTTGGCTATCCAGGGCAAACTTTAGAAAACTGGATTGAGGTGATTGAACAAGCGGTGAAACTAGATGTGGATGAAATCCAACTTTATCGCCTCAAAATCGAAGCATACGGTGATTTCCAAGGACCGATTAAGCGAATGACGGAAAGACAACCGGATGAATTGCCGACGGTGGAAGAAACTTTGATGATGAAACAATTGGCGATCGAGATTCTCAATGAAAATGGCTATCACGAGAATCTACGTCGGGTATTTACCAAGGAGCGTAAGCAATATTCCCACTATGCCCATAACCAATGTTGTATGTTATACGACCAAGTAGGATTTGGGTTGACAGCTTTTAGTAGTTTGCGCGATCGCTTTGCCTTAAACACCCAAGACTTTGATGAATACTACTCCAAAATCGCTGAAGGTAAACTACCCCTGAATCGAGGTATTCTCAGAACTCCAGAAGAGCAAATGCGCTGGGCTATAGTTCTACCCCTCAAAAATCGTACTGTCCGCAAGGCAAACTACGAAAAACAGACGGGAGTCTCTTTAAATAAAGTTTTCCGTAACAAGATTGAGAAGCTCAAAGCTTTTGGCTTAATTACAGAAGATGAGAAAGAAATTGGTGTGACAAAATTAGGAGCATTTTTTGCTGATGAGGTTGCCCAGCAATTCCATCATCCAGATTATATGCCATATCCACGGGATGCCTATAACCATGGCTTACTATATCCCTATGATGATTGTGAACCGTAAAATATGAAACTTGGTATGGGGAACAGTAGAGGCTAGGAAGTATCTCTTGATGCACTTTCCCAATGTATGAGATTGTACTTGCACAAGCTTTGACAAGTTGTGTTTGTAACCTCACAATCAATTGCCATCTTTACTTGAAAAGACTTACCTACCTCCAGATGATGAATGGAGATAGGTATTTCTTTCTTTATAGGACTCAAAATTTCTGGGACTTAGAAATTTCATCATAAATCAGTTAATTCACTGATGTTCGATTCGGTAGGTGTATGTATCAACTTACTCCAATGACCATTTACCCTGTGGAGATAAAATCCAGTCACAGCAATACTTCTATCGCGAAATGGATTCTTGTCTCTGGAAGTAAATATATTGCACTCAGGATATTTTTAGTGGTATAATCGCAGTGGAAGTACTTAGATTCATTCTAAATTTTTTCAATATAGCTTCCTTACCTTTCTGTTCACTTGGACTATCCCTAGCAAGCCACAAACTCTTCTAGGATAGGTTTATTGAACATCGTAAACTAGATTACGCCCTAATCTAAAGTATTTATAAACACTGTAGCCTGCAAACTATCAAGCTGCACAAGTCTAAGTAAGAAAATTTTTATTAGGTTTGCGACTATTTCTTAAATACTCAAAAACCAGTATCTGAAATATTCAGGCAACTATTAAATTTTTAAATAGTACATAGAACTAATTTGGTGTCGATGTCCTATGAAAAAGCAATTCTTTCAAACTTTGAAAAATCTCCAGCCTTGGCAAAAGCTAGCTTTTGTTGTGGGTTTCA
The Calothrix sp. 336/3 DNA segment above includes these coding regions:
- a CDS encoding coproporphyrinogen-III oxidase family protein encodes the protein MIQIADRQTVFMERARSRVADFQRLQAAGLICKDGDFFPSVHYPPITMYQPITQEELFAGYSVPEDGLLDIYAHIPFCRQRCIFCHYPVQLGERSAEKDQYLDALEKEMDIYMNVLGLQQIKARSVLVGGGTPSYLALDQIDRFLNSFVQRVDLSACRQFNYDVDPVTLIGAEGTERLRLMKSYGVNRLTIGVQSLNPSTLKLMNRHHGVEEALASIENAKSMGYQVNIEFIFGYPGQTLENWIEVIEQAVKLDVDEIQLYRLKIEAYGDFQGPIKRMTERQPDELPTVEETLMMKQLAIEILNENGYHENLRRVFTKERKQYSHYAHNQCCMLYDQVGFGLTAFSSLRDRFALNTQDFDEYYSKIAEGKLPLNRGILRTPEEQMRWAIVLPLKNRTVRKANYEKQTGVSLNKVFRNKIEKLKAFGLITEDEKEIGVTKLGAFFADEVAQQFHHPDYMPYPRDAYNHGLLYPYDDCEP